In Sphingobium amiense, a genomic segment contains:
- a CDS encoding HAD family hydrolase, giving the protein MTRPLIITDCDEVLLHMVVPFGEWLDEAHDVHFDMRERGFGEALRHKDSGAPVERALVWELLLGFFETEMHRQAPIAGAVEALHRLSEIADIVVLTNITERHQKARAAQLAAHGLHLPVHWNQGGKGRPLADILAAHGARTAVFIDDLAEHHHSVATHAPGVWRLHLVGEPAIASDVPPAPFAHARIDDWAGAERWIRARLAQGPADDSLSSHHGAIA; this is encoded by the coding sequence ATGACCCGTCCCCTCATCATCACCGACTGCGACGAGGTGCTGCTGCACATGGTCGTGCCCTTCGGAGAGTGGCTGGACGAGGCGCATGACGTGCATTTCGACATGCGCGAACGCGGCTTTGGCGAAGCGCTGCGGCACAAGGACAGCGGGGCGCCGGTGGAACGCGCGCTGGTGTGGGAACTGCTGCTCGGCTTTTTCGAGACGGAGATGCACCGGCAGGCGCCGATCGCGGGCGCGGTCGAAGCGCTGCACCGCCTGTCGGAGATCGCCGACATCGTCGTGCTGACCAACATTACCGAGCGCCACCAGAAGGCGCGCGCGGCGCAACTGGCGGCCCACGGGCTGCACCTGCCGGTGCACTGGAACCAGGGCGGCAAGGGCCGTCCGCTGGCCGACATTCTGGCCGCGCACGGCGCGCGCACGGCCGTGTTCATCGACGATCTGGCGGAGCATCATCATTCGGTTGCGACCCATGCGCCGGGCGTGTGGCGGCTGCATCTGGTGGGCGAACCCGCCATCGCCAGCGACGTGCCGCCCGCCCCCTTCGCCCACGCGCGGATCGACGACTGGGCCGGCGCGGAACGATGGATCAGGGCGCGCCTTGCCCAGGGGCCAGCCGACGACAGCCTTTCTTCACACCACGGAGCCATAGCATGA
- a CDS encoding DUF3572 domain-containing protein, whose product MRCDEPNGKTHGGVDSATLALMALAWTIADETRADRLLALTGLDADALRAGVGDPAILGAVLGFLADHEPDLIACAGAIDTTPAALIAAQEQLAR is encoded by the coding sequence ATGCGCTGCGACGAACCGAATGGCAAGACGCATGGCGGCGTAGATAGCGCGACTTTGGCGCTGATGGCGCTTGCATGGACCATCGCGGACGAAACGCGCGCGGACCGGCTGCTGGCGCTCACGGGCCTTGACGCGGACGCCCTGCGCGCGGGCGTGGGCGATCCCGCCATCCTGGGCGCGGTGTTGGGCTTTCTGGCCGATCACGAACCCGACCTCATCGCCTGTGCCGGGGCGATCGACACCACCCCCGCCGCGCTCATCGCAGCGCAGGAGCAGCTTGCCCGATGA
- the pgeF gene encoding peptidoglycan editing factor PgeF produces the protein MIELLRAPGLEGVPHGFAGRWGGVSGGVHAGLNVGLGSEDEREAVLRNRDLAVNALLPGATLVTARQVHSPDVVTVRDAIDEADRPAADAMVTDRAGLALGILTADCVPVLFADMAAGVVGAAHAGWKGAIAGVTDATVAAMEALGARADRIACAIGPCIGRASYEVDDAFAARFAQADAANERFFTPGRPGHQQFDIAAYVAARLAAAGIGRIAMLDEDTYSQPDRFFSYRRACHRGESDYGRQISMIALPA, from the coding sequence ATGATCGAACTGCTGCGCGCGCCGGGTCTGGAGGGCGTTCCGCATGGCTTTGCGGGGCGGTGGGGCGGCGTGTCGGGCGGGGTCCATGCGGGCCTCAATGTCGGGCTGGGGTCGGAGGACGAGCGGGAGGCGGTGCTGCGCAATCGCGACCTGGCCGTGAACGCGTTGCTGCCCGGCGCCACGCTGGTGACGGCGCGGCAGGTGCATTCGCCCGATGTCGTGACGGTGCGCGACGCCATCGACGAAGCCGACCGTCCCGCCGCCGACGCGATGGTGACGGACCGCGCCGGGCTGGCGCTGGGCATTCTGACCGCCGACTGCGTGCCGGTGCTGTTCGCGGACATGGCTGCGGGCGTGGTCGGCGCGGCGCATGCGGGGTGGAAGGGCGCGATCGCGGGCGTCACCGACGCGACCGTCGCCGCGATGGAGGCGCTGGGCGCGCGGGCGGATCGTATCGCCTGCGCCATCGGGCCATGCATCGGCCGCGCCTCCTATGAGGTGGACGACGCCTTCGCGGCGCGGTTCGCGCAGGCGGATGCCGCCAACGAGCGTTTCTTCACGCCTGGGCGGCCCGGCCATCAGCAGTTCGATATCGCCGCCTATGTCGCTGCGCGGCTGGCGGCGGCAGGGATCGGGCGGATCGCGATGCTGGACGAGGACACCTACAGCCAGCCCGACCGCTTCTTCAGCTATCGCCGCGCCTGCCACCGGGGCGAAAGCGATTATGGGCGGCAGATTTCGATGATCGCCCTGCCCGCCTAG
- a CDS encoding nuclear transport factor 2 family protein produces MSGNYTGPLEDRIAIRELMESYADAVNRCDRDLMTSLWALDSHWDLSHYPQLGVVSGRDAIMELWASAMPAYPDLSFVAMPGMIRVDGDTAVARTYFSEVYTDPESGRDKRARACYNDRLVKQGGEWLFAERVFAILHQS; encoded by the coding sequence ATGAGCGGCAATTACACAGGACCGCTGGAAGACCGGATCGCGATCCGCGAACTCATGGAAAGCTACGCCGACGCGGTCAACCGCTGCGACCGCGACCTGATGACGAGCCTGTGGGCGCTGGATTCGCACTGGGATCTTTCCCATTATCCGCAACTAGGCGTCGTGTCGGGGCGGGACGCGATCATGGAATTGTGGGCGAGCGCCATGCCGGCCTATCCCGACCTGTCTTTCGTCGCGATGCCCGGCATGATCCGCGTCGATGGCGACACAGCGGTCGCCCGCACCTATTTCTCCGAAGTCTATACCGATCCCGAAAGCGGCCGGGATAAGCGCGCCCGCGCCTGCTATAACGACAGGCTGGTCAAGCAGGGCGGCGAATGGCTCTTTGCCGAGCGCGTCTTTGCGATCCTCCACCAGAGCTGA
- a CDS encoding multidrug effflux MFS transporter yields MTERPDCPPALSRDIHFREFVLLCACLMAMNALSIDPMLPALPAIGRDLAIPHPNDRQLIISTYFLGLGVGSLLFGVLSDRYGRKKILGSAMALFILSSIACAGAQSFAMMLIARTCAGFFAGASRVITVGIIRDRFRGDAMARVMSLIFAVFMLIPVLAPSYGQAVLWVAPWRWIFWVLVILATLVLCWMLIRLPETLRPENRMRITAGAIFSAVGTVLRTRHSIGYMMASGVVMSAMVSFILSIQQIFFDVFDAQTFFPLGFAMIAGCMGIGSLINSRLVSRFGARRMSQSALILFILVAAVHLGIILAGAETLVTFMLLQSMTMATVAFTASNFSAISMEPFHRGAGVASSFQAFLTTAVSATLGSLVGRAFDGTTLPFTLGLLVFGSGSLLIVLWAERGRLFTRPNLGALRDPEVDFH; encoded by the coding sequence ATGACCGAGAGGCCCGATTGCCCCCCTGCTCTGTCGCGCGATATCCATTTCCGTGAATTCGTGCTGCTTTGCGCCTGCCTGATGGCGATGAACGCGCTGTCGATCGACCCGATGCTGCCTGCGCTGCCCGCCATCGGCCGCGACCTTGCGATTCCGCACCCCAACGACCGGCAGCTCATCATCAGCACCTATTTTCTGGGGCTGGGCGTCGGGTCGCTGCTGTTCGGGGTGCTTTCGGACCGATATGGACGCAAGAAGATCCTCGGCAGCGCGATGGCGCTGTTTATCCTGTCATCCATCGCCTGCGCCGGGGCGCAGAGCTTTGCGATGATGCTGATCGCGCGGACCTGCGCGGGATTTTTCGCTGGCGCGAGCCGGGTCATCACCGTGGGCATCATCCGCGACCGGTTTCGTGGCGACGCGATGGCGCGGGTGATGTCGCTGATCTTCGCGGTGTTCATGCTGATCCCGGTGCTGGCGCCCAGCTATGGGCAGGCGGTGCTGTGGGTCGCGCCTTGGCGCTGGATCTTCTGGGTGCTGGTGATTCTCGCGACGCTGGTCCTCTGCTGGATGCTCATCCGCCTGCCCGAGACGCTGCGGCCGGAAAACCGGATGCGAATCACCGCCGGGGCCATTTTCAGCGCGGTGGGCACGGTGCTGCGCACGCGCCACTCGATCGGCTATATGATGGCGAGCGGCGTGGTGATGAGCGCGATGGTCAGCTTCATCCTGTCGATCCAGCAGATCTTCTTCGACGTGTTCGATGCGCAGACATTCTTTCCGCTGGGCTTTGCGATGATCGCGGGCTGCATGGGGATCGGCAGCCTCATCAACAGCCGGCTCGTGTCGCGATTCGGCGCGCGGCGGATGAGCCAGAGCGCGCTCATCCTCTTCATCCTCGTCGCGGCGGTGCATCTGGGCATCATATTGGCGGGGGCGGAGACGCTGGTCACCTTCATGCTGCTCCAGTCGATGACGATGGCGACGGTCGCCTTCACCGCGTCCAACTTCAGCGCGATTTCGATGGAGCCGTTCCATCGCGGGGCCGGGGTGGCGTCGTCCTTTCAGGCGTTCCTGACGACGGCGGTGTCGGCGACTTTGGGGAGCCTGGTCGGACGGGCGTTCGACGGCACCACCCTGCCCTTCACCCTGGGGTTGCTGGTGTTCGGGTCGGGATCGCTGCTGATCGTGCTGTGGGCGGAACGGGGGCGGCTGTTCACCCGGCCGAACCTCGGCGCGCTGCGCGATCCGGAAGTCGACTTCCACTAG
- a CDS encoding glycerophosphodiester phosphodiesterase family protein — MSAPPDTGWLTGRPFAHRGLHGGGRSENGMAAFSAAIDAGHGIECDVRASRDGVAFVFHDRDLARMAGRPERVSALDAATLDGVRLPDGGAIPRLSDLLAKCSGGVPLLVEIKAEGQEVGPLCRAVARELAGTDARRVAIMSFNPRVARRFARLRRGQVRGLIVTQQGKGRWRGAVERALALWWAKPDFLACDIRDLPSAFSARARARGMPMLTWTVRTPDERARAAAHADQIIFELADE; from the coding sequence TTGTCCGCCCCGCCTGACACCGGCTGGCTGACGGGACGGCCCTTCGCACACCGCGGGTTGCACGGAGGCGGCCGCAGCGAAAACGGCATGGCGGCGTTCAGCGCCGCCATCGACGCCGGGCATGGCATCGAATGCGACGTGCGGGCGAGCCGTGACGGGGTAGCGTTCGTCTTTCACGACCGCGACCTTGCCCGCATGGCGGGGAGGCCCGAGCGGGTGAGCGCCCTCGACGCCGCGACGCTCGACGGCGTCCGCCTGCCCGATGGCGGGGCGATCCCGCGCCTTTCGGACCTGCTGGCGAAGTGCAGCGGCGGCGTGCCCCTGCTCGTCGAGATCAAGGCGGAGGGCCAGGAGGTCGGCCCGCTCTGCCGCGCGGTGGCGCGGGAGCTGGCGGGGACCGACGCGCGGCGGGTGGCGATCATGTCGTTCAATCCGCGCGTCGCGCGTCGGTTTGCGCGACTGCGACGGGGACAGGTGCGCGGGCTGATCGTGACGCAGCAGGGCAAGGGGCGCTGGCGCGGCGCTGTCGAACGCGCTCTTGCGCTTTGGTGGGCGAAACCCGATTTTCTCGCCTGTGACATTCGCGACCTTCCCTCCGCCTTTTCCGCCCGCGCCCGTGCGAGGGGGATGCCCATGCTGACATGGACCGTGCGCACGCCGGACGAACGGGCGCGGGCCGCCGCCCATGCCGACCAGATCATCTTCGAGCTTGCCGATGAATGA
- a CDS encoding GNAT family N-acetyltransferase: MNDVTVRIGSGVADFAQDEWDACAGNGNPFISWDFLVALERSGSVGGDSGWQPLPVVIDGADGRIAAAAPAYGKSHSQGEYVFDHGWADAWVRAGGRYYPKIQVAAPFSPVPGPRLLLRDPAQAPALIAGIEALVERNGLSSAHATFIAPEQVPLFEAAGWLIREDSQFHWTNRGYGSFEDFLADLSSEKRKNIRKERRRAVEGLEIVHLTGSDISEAHWDIFWQFYQDTGARKWGRPYLTRAFFSLLGETMGDRVLLMLALRGERAIAGALNLVGADTLYGRYWGCVEDVPNLHFELCYYQAIDVAIARGLRKVEAGAQGGHKLARGYAPEPTWSAHHFPHEGFRRAVAQFLADERAGVQADRQWLAGRTPFRKG, translated from the coding sequence ATGAATGACGTGACCGTGCGGATCGGGTCGGGCGTCGCGGATTTCGCGCAGGACGAATGGGACGCCTGCGCGGGGAACGGCAATCCCTTCATAAGTTGGGACTTTCTCGTCGCGCTTGAACGATCCGGCAGCGTCGGCGGCGACAGCGGGTGGCAGCCGCTGCCGGTGGTGATCGACGGCGCGGACGGGCGCATCGCCGCCGCCGCGCCCGCCTATGGCAAGAGCCACAGCCAGGGCGAATATGTGTTCGACCATGGCTGGGCCGACGCCTGGGTCAGGGCGGGCGGGCGCTATTATCCCAAGATTCAGGTCGCCGCGCCCTTTTCCCCCGTGCCCGGCCCGCGCCTGCTGCTGCGCGATCCGGCGCAGGCGCCCGCGCTGATTGCGGGGATCGAAGCGCTGGTCGAGCGGAACGGGCTGTCGTCGGCGCATGCGACCTTCATCGCGCCCGAGCAGGTGCCGCTGTTCGAGGCGGCGGGCTGGCTGATCCGCGAGGACAGCCAGTTCCACTGGACCAATCGCGGCTATGGCAGTTTCGAGGATTTCCTCGCCGACCTGTCGAGCGAGAAGCGCAAGAATATCCGCAAGGAAAGGCGGCGCGCGGTCGAGGGGCTGGAGATCGTGCACCTGACCGGCAGCGACATCAGCGAAGCGCACTGGGATATTTTCTGGCAATTCTATCAGGATACCGGCGCGCGCAAATGGGGGCGGCCTTACCTGACCCGCGCCTTCTTTTCGCTGCTGGGCGAGACGATGGGGGACAGGGTGCTGCTGATGCTGGCGCTGCGCGGGGAGCGGGCGATTGCGGGCGCGCTCAACCTTGTGGGCGCGGACACGCTCTACGGGCGATATTGGGGCTGCGTCGAGGACGTGCCCAACCTGCATTTCGAACTCTGCTATTATCAGGCGATCGACGTCGCCATCGCGCGCGGGCTGCGCAAGGTGGAGGCAGGCGCGCAGGGCGGGCACAAGCTGGCCCGGGGCTATGCGCCCGAACCGACATGGTCGGCGCACCATTTCCCGCACGAGGGATTTCGCCGCGCCGTGGCGCAGTTTCTCGCCGACGAGCGCGCGGGCGTTCAGGCCGACCGGCAATGGCTGGCCGGGCGGACGCCGTTCAGGAAAGGATGA
- a CDS encoding SDR family NAD(P)-dependent oxidoreductase has translation MAGRLEGRIALVSGGLRGIGRAVCEALGAEGAFVYVTDLDAPDAADVGAMIAAQPAARYIRLDATSEQAWQDARAQVEREQGHLDILVNNVGADLTGKVQDLKLEDWRRLITLNLDTVFLGTKTFQPLLAKGGAATPYGSSIVNISSIMGIVGMGEVSAYNASKGGVRLFTKSNALEFADAGVPIRVNSVHPGFVDTPLLRKGFDAWAARTGSTADEMIAAMAETTPVRRLAQPGEIGKVVAFLASDDSSYMTGSEVVVDGGWTAR, from the coding sequence ATGGCAGGCAGGCTGGAAGGCAGGATCGCGCTGGTGAGCGGCGGGCTGCGCGGGATCGGGCGCGCGGTGTGCGAGGCGCTCGGCGCGGAGGGCGCGTTCGTCTATGTGACCGATCTCGACGCGCCCGATGCGGCGGATGTCGGCGCGATGATCGCGGCGCAGCCCGCCGCACGCTACATCCGGCTCGACGCCACGAGCGAGCAAGCCTGGCAGGACGCCCGCGCGCAGGTAGAGCGCGAACAGGGGCATCTCGACATCCTCGTCAACAATGTCGGCGCGGACCTGACCGGCAAGGTGCAGGATCTGAAGCTGGAGGACTGGCGGCGGCTCATCACGCTCAACCTCGACACGGTGTTCCTCGGCACCAAGACATTTCAGCCGCTGCTGGCGAAGGGCGGCGCGGCGACGCCCTACGGATCGAGCATCGTCAACATATCCTCGATCATGGGGATCGTCGGCATGGGCGAGGTGTCGGCCTATAACGCGTCCAAGGGCGGCGTCAGGCTCTTCACCAAATCCAACGCGCTGGAGTTTGCCGATGCGGGCGTGCCGATCCGCGTCAATTCGGTGCATCCCGGCTTCGTCGACACGCCGCTGCTGCGGAAGGGATTCGACGCCTGGGCCGCGCGGACGGGCAGCACGGCGGACGAAATGATCGCGGCGATGGCGGAGACGACGCCGGTCAGGCGGCTCGCGCAGCCGGGCGAGATCGGCAAGGTCGTCGCCTTCCTCGCCAGCGACGACTCGAGTTACATGACCGGCAGCGAAGTGGTGGTCGACGGCGGATGGACGGCGCGCTGA
- a CDS encoding RidA family protein, which yields MSIEARLAELGITLPQPAAPVAAYVPAVEANGLLHISGQIAFAPDGLMTGRLGEDRDLDYGVAAARVCGLNLIAQMKAALGSLDRVERIVKLGAFISSTPAFTDQPKVANGASELMVDVFGEAGKHARSAVGVPVLPLNSAVEVDAIVLVRPA from the coding sequence ATGAGCATCGAAGCCCGCCTCGCCGAACTCGGCATCACCCTGCCCCAGCCCGCCGCGCCGGTCGCCGCCTATGTTCCCGCGGTCGAGGCCAATGGCCTGCTGCACATCAGCGGCCAGATCGCGTTCGCGCCCGATGGCCTGATGACCGGGCGTCTGGGCGAAGACCGCGACCTCGATTACGGCGTCGCGGCGGCGCGCGTCTGCGGCCTCAACCTCATCGCGCAGATGAAGGCGGCGCTGGGATCGCTCGACCGGGTGGAGCGGATCGTGAAGCTGGGGGCGTTCATATCCAGCACCCCCGCCTTCACCGACCAGCCCAAGGTCGCGAACGGCGCGTCGGAACTGATGGTCGATGTGTTCGGCGAGGCGGGCAAACATGCGCGCAGCGCGGTGGGGGTTCCCGTCCTGCCGCTGAACAGCGCGGTCGAAGTGGACGCCATCGTCCTTGTCCGCCCCGCCTGA
- a CDS encoding SDR family NAD(P)-dependent oxidoreductase yields MANLTGKVALVTGGTSGIGRACVQRLVADGARVLFTGSNAQKAQSLIDETGATFVQAAVQSPDDWARIGDIVRRDFGRLDIAFANAGTERGDANVEAVTLDAWNEIIAINQTGVLLTLKSAIALMKDNPSGSGGSIIVNSSMNAHRALSNYISYSVTKAAVVAMVKSVAIHCGLQRLNIRCNAILPGVVETDMIAGIIAGCPDPDAARAAYEGMSPMGRMAKLEEIAGLVAYLSSDEAAFINGADYVIDGASTAGMTGV; encoded by the coding sequence ATGGCCAATCTGACCGGCAAGGTTGCCCTCGTCACCGGCGGCACATCGGGGATCGGCCGCGCCTGCGTGCAGCGGCTGGTGGCGGACGGCGCGCGCGTCCTCTTCACCGGATCGAACGCGCAGAAGGCGCAGAGCCTGATCGACGAGACCGGCGCGACCTTCGTGCAGGCGGCGGTGCAAAGCCCGGATGACTGGGCGCGGATCGGGGACATCGTCCGCCGCGACTTCGGCCGGCTCGACATCGCCTTCGCCAACGCGGGCACGGAGCGGGGCGACGCGAATGTCGAGGCCGTGACGCTGGACGCCTGGAACGAGATCATCGCGATCAACCAGACCGGCGTGCTGCTGACCCTCAAGTCCGCCATAGCGCTCATGAAGGACAATCCGAGCGGTTCGGGCGGGTCGATCATCGTCAACAGCTCGATGAACGCGCACCGGGCGCTCAGCAACTATATCAGCTATTCCGTCACGAAGGCGGCGGTGGTGGCGATGGTGAAGTCGGTCGCGATCCACTGCGGTCTGCAAAGGCTGAATATCCGCTGCAACGCGATTCTTCCGGGCGTCGTGGAAACCGATATGATCGCGGGCATCATCGCGGGCTGCCCCGATCCCGACGCCGCGCGCGCCGCCTATGAAGGCATGTCGCCGATGGGCCGCATGGCGAAGCTGGAGGAGATTGCGGGCCTCGTCGCCTATCTCTCGTCCGACGAAGCCGCATTCATCAACGGCGCGGACTATGTGATCGACGGCGCCAGCACGGCGGGCATGACCGGGGTCTGA
- a CDS encoding response regulator, with protein MAKRVLVVEDNELNLKLFCDLLRAHGHEVLPLRDGRDVLAQARAFLPDLVITDIHLPHVSGIELIVSLKGDAALAHVPIMAVTAYAGHGDEERVRAAGAQAYVSKPISVLRFVEQVNALL; from the coding sequence GTGGCAAAGCGTGTGCTCGTTGTCGAGGACAACGAACTCAATCTCAAACTTTTTTGCGACCTTCTGCGCGCGCATGGCCATGAAGTGCTGCCGCTGCGCGACGGGCGCGACGTGCTGGCGCAGGCGCGCGCCTTCCTGCCCGATCTCGTCATCACCGACATTCACCTGCCCCATGTCAGCGGGATCGAGCTGATCGTCTCGCTGAAGGGCGACGCGGCGCTCGCCCATGTGCCGATCATGGCCGTCACCGCCTATGCGGGGCATGGCGACGAGGAACGCGTGCGCGCGGCGGGGGCGCAGGCCTATGTGTCCAAACCCATTTCGGTCCTGCGCTTCGTCGAGCAGGTGAACGCCCTGCTGTAA
- a CDS encoding SDR family NAD(P)-dependent oxidoreductase, whose protein sequence is MTGRTNLEGAVALVTGANGGIGRATVAALAQAGAQVVASDVADMATVPGAALYLPLDVTSEDAWQTVIERIERDFGRLDILVNNAGISVTNSIARTTLEEFRRCMAINVDSIFLGTHAAQALLARSGAEREGGSSIVNLSSVGGLRGAPFMATYCASKGAVKLYSKSAALEFALLKLPIRVNSVHPGGIETNMMDTIFARYVEEGLFADVETARAAVSAGHAMSRMGRPEEIAEGIAYLASPAASFMTGSELVIDGGMTAR, encoded by the coding sequence ATGACAGGCAGGACGAACCTTGAGGGCGCGGTCGCGCTGGTGACGGGCGCGAACGGCGGCATCGGCCGCGCGACCGTGGCCGCGCTGGCGCAGGCGGGCGCGCAGGTGGTGGCAAGCGATGTCGCGGACATGGCGACGGTGCCCGGCGCGGCGCTTTACCTGCCGCTCGACGTGACGAGCGAGGATGCATGGCAGACGGTGATCGAGCGGATCGAACGGGATTTCGGGCGGCTCGACATCCTCGTCAACAATGCGGGCATATCCGTCACCAACAGCATAGCGCGGACGACGCTGGAGGAGTTCCGCCGCTGCATGGCGATCAATGTCGACAGCATCTTCCTCGGCACGCACGCGGCTCAGGCGCTGCTGGCGAGGAGCGGCGCGGAGCGGGAGGGCGGATCGTCCATCGTCAACCTTTCCTCGGTCGGCGGGCTGCGCGGCGCGCCGTTCATGGCGACCTATTGCGCGAGCAAGGGCGCGGTGAAGCTCTACAGCAAGTCGGCGGCGCTGGAGTTCGCGCTGCTGAAACTGCCGATCCGCGTCAATTCGGTGCATCCCGGCGGGATCGAAACGAACATGATGGACACCATCTTCGCCCGCTATGTCGAGGAAGGGCTGTTCGCCGATGTCGAGACGGCGCGCGCCGCCGTGTCGGCGGGCCATGCGATGAGCCGGATGGGCAGGCCCGAGGAGATCGCGGAAGGCATCGCCTATCTCGCCAGCCCGGCGGCGAGCTTCATGACCGGATCGGAACTGGTGATCGACGGCGGCATGACCGCGCGCTGA
- a CDS encoding nuclear transport factor 2 family protein: protein MDMERYTQVRAMVDRIYALSAAGEWDAVEAMLTDDFRILEADSLPYAGAYEGKGALQSLYAKVFGYWDDPALETGDICVGRDHAVAMVVVTATSRHNGERLRMPLTEVFHLRGDRFSGITPYYFDTASIARATGLIAA, encoded by the coding sequence ATGGACATGGAGCGATATACGCAGGTCAGGGCCATGGTCGACCGCATCTACGCTCTTAGCGCCGCGGGCGAATGGGATGCGGTCGAAGCGATGCTGACCGACGATTTCCGTATATTGGAGGCCGACAGCCTCCCCTATGCCGGCGCCTACGAAGGCAAGGGCGCGCTCCAGTCCCTCTATGCAAAGGTCTTCGGCTACTGGGACGATCCGGCGCTGGAAACCGGCGACATCTGCGTCGGGCGGGATCACGCCGTCGCCATGGTCGTCGTCACCGCCACCTCCCGCCACAATGGCGAGCGGCTGCGGATGCCGCTGACCGAAGTCTTCCATTTGCGCGGCGACCGGTTCAGCGGCATCACCCCCTACTATTTCGACACGGCCTCCATCGCGCGCGCGACCGGCCTGATCGCGGCCTGA
- a CDS encoding amino acid permease yields MIFGRVKPLDAILATAEKKSLHRSLGAFQLTMLGIGAVIGTGIFVLTAEAAQKAGPGMMLSFVIAGFVCAVAALCYAEMAAMVPVSGSAYTYSYAVMGELIAWMVGWALILEYAVAAGAVSVGWSGYVVGLIEHTFHLDIPDLLTRGPFDGGMVNLPAMLIASLVTWLLVIGTKESATVNAVLVAIKVAALTLFIALSVPVMNMDGFTPFAPLGFSGISAAAASIFFAYVGFDAVSTAAEETKNPQRNMPIGLIGSLGICTIFYMLVAAGVIGTVGAQPVFGPGGEALAPGSTALSQQCAALAAAGTEAVTCSKEALAWTLREIGWPQIGNLLGLAAGLALPSVILMMMFGQTRIFFVMSRDGLLPAIFSKVHPVYKTPHVITILTGIFVALFAAFFPVGILADISNSGTLFAFAAVSIAVLRLRKTDANRKRPFRTPAIYVTAPIAIIGCLYLFISLGMETKLMFVGWAAVGLIVYFAYSRSRSHVGRGIVDVAEDDAGIPPQPVPPLPGAPTPGGQDA; encoded by the coding sequence ATGATCTTCGGGCGCGTAAAGCCTCTGGACGCGATCCTGGCGACAGCGGAAAAGAAATCGCTGCATCGTTCGCTGGGCGCGTTCCAGCTCACCATGTTGGGCATCGGCGCCGTGATCGGCACCGGCATCTTCGTCCTGACGGCCGAAGCCGCGCAGAAGGCGGGGCCGGGCATGATGCTCTCCTTCGTCATCGCCGGTTTCGTCTGCGCGGTCGCGGCGCTCTGCTACGCGGAAATGGCGGCGATGGTGCCGGTATCCGGTTCCGCCTACACTTACAGCTATGCCGTCATGGGCGAACTTATCGCGTGGATGGTCGGCTGGGCGCTGATCCTCGAATATGCGGTGGCGGCGGGCGCGGTCTCGGTCGGCTGGTCCGGTTATGTCGTGGGCCTCATCGAACATACATTCCATCTCGATATCCCAGACCTGCTGACGCGCGGGCCGTTCGACGGGGGCATGGTCAACCTGCCCGCGATGCTGATCGCGTCGCTCGTCACATGGCTGCTCGTCATCGGCACGAAGGAAAGCGCCACCGTCAACGCCGTCCTCGTCGCGATCAAGGTCGCGGCCCTGACGCTCTTCATCGCGCTGTCGGTGCCGGTCATGAACATGGACGGTTTCACCCCCTTCGCCCCGCTCGGTTTCTCGGGTATTTCGGCGGCGGCGGCGTCCATCTTCTTCGCCTATGTCGGCTTCGACGCCGTCTCGACCGCGGCGGAAGAAACCAAGAACCCGCAACGCAACATGCCCATCGGCCTCATCGGCTCGCTCGGCATCTGCACCATCTTCTACATGCTCGTCGCGGCGGGCGTCATCGGCACGGTCGGCGCGCAGCCGGTGTTCGGTCCCGGCGGCGAAGCGCTCGCCCCCGGCTCCACCGCCCTGTCGCAGCAGTGCGCCGCGCTCGCTGCCGCCGGCACCGAAGCCGTGACCTGTTCGAAGGAAGCGCTGGCCTGGACGCTGCGCGAAATCGGCTGGCCCCAGATCGGCAACCTGCTCGGCCTCGCCGCCGGTCTCGCCCTGCCGTCGGTGATCCTCATGATGATGTTCGGCCAGACCCGCATCTTCTTCGTGATGAGCCGCGACGGCCTGCTCCCCGCCATCTTCTCGAAGGTTCATCCGGTCTACAAGACGCCGCACGTCATCACCATCCTGACCGGCATCTTCGTCGCACTGTTCGCGGCCTTTTTCCCGGTCGGCATCCTCGCGGACATTTCCAACTCGGGCACGCTCTTCGCTTTTGCCGCCGTGTCGATTGCGGTGCTGCGGCTGCGCAAGACCGATGCGAACCGCAAGCGCCCGTTCCGCACCCCGGCGATCTATGTGACTGCGCCGATCGCGATCATCGGCTGCCTCTATCTTTTCATTAGCCTCGGCATGGAGACCAAACTGATGTTCGTGGGCTGGGCGGCGGTCGGCCTGATCGTCTACTTCGCCTACAGCCGCAGCCGCAGCCATGTCGGGCGCGGCATCGTCGATGTGGCGGAGGATGACGCGGGCATCCCGCCCCAGCCGGTCCCGCCGCTGCCGGGCGCGCCGACGCCGGGCGGACAGGACGCCTGA